The proteins below are encoded in one region of Macaca nemestrina isolate mMacNem1 chromosome 10, mMacNem.hap1, whole genome shotgun sequence:
- the LOC105490569 gene encoding peroxisomal membrane protein 2, with the protein MAPAASRLRAEAGLGALPRRALAQYLLFLRLYPVLTKAATSGILSALGNFLAQMIEKKRKKEHSRSLDVGGPLRYAVYGFFFTGPLSHFFYLFMEHWIPPEVPLAGLRRLLLDRLVFAPAFLMLFFLIMNFLEGKDASAFATKMRGGFWPALRMNWRVWTPVQFININYIPLKFRVLFANLAALFWYAYLASLGK; encoded by the exons ATGGCGCCGGCCGCGTCCAGGCTGCGGGCCGAAGCCGGGCTCGGGGCGCTCCCGCGGCGGGCGCTCGCCCAGTACCTGCTTTTCCTCCGGCTCTACCCGGTGCTCACCAAGGCGGCCACCAG TGGCATTTTGTCAGCACTTGGGAATTTCCTGGCCCAGATGATTGAGAAGAAGCGGAAAAAAGAACACTCTAGAAGTCTAGATGTCGGTGGGCCTCTGAGATACGCTGTTTATGG ATTCTTCTTCACAGGGCCGCTGAGTCACTTCTTCTACCTCTTCATGGAACACTGGATCCCTCCAGAGGTCCCCCTGGCAGGGCTCAGGAGGCTCCTCCTGGACCGCCTCGTCTTTGCACCGGCCTTCCTCATGTTGTTCTTCCTCATCATGAACTTTCTGGAG GGGAAAGACGCCTCAGCCTTTGCTACCAAGATGAGGGGGGGCTTCTGGCCAGCGCTAAGGATGAACTGGAGGGTGTGGACGCCAGTGCAGTTCATCAACATCAACTACATCCCTCTGAAG TTCCGGGTGCTCTTCGCCAACCTGGCAGCTCTGTTCTGGTATGCCTACCTGGCCTCCCTGGGGAAGTGA